In Pelodictyon luteolum DSM 273, the genomic stretch GCTTGCGCCGAAACGGTTCCACGAAGCCCTCACGGCCTCTGAAGAGCATGCCAAAAACCTTTCCCGCACCGAACTGGTCCTCTTCATCGGAGCCATCCTGCTCTTCCTGCAGGACACCTGTCACCGCAGGATCGTTCCGGGATTCAGGAACCTGAACAACCCCGACATCACGGACGCTGTTGACCGGTTCGCCAAAAACTTCCCGAACCCGGACTATCTCGGAGTCTCCACCCTCGCAGAGGAATCCATCCGCGCCATCGAGCGCAACGCCAGCCCACTCCTCGTCATGGCCGCATTCACCGCTGCCCTCAGGCCCCTCCTCTGGCGGGCCTGACACCCAATCTCCCCTCCTCTGGCGGGCCTGACCCGTTCGCACCGGCTCCTTACAGCTCGATCAGTTCCTTCGTGAACCGCTGCAGCGGTCTTGCCCCACCCGCCTCCATCACAACCGTGTCTTCGATGCGCACCCCGAACCGCCCCTCCAGATAGATGCCCGGCTCAATGGTGAATACCATACCCTCTTGCAGCACCGCCTCCCCCTTCAAGCTGATGCGCGGCTCCTCGTGCACCTCGAGGCCGATTCCGTGGCCGAGACCGTGGCCGAACGCCTCACCGTAGCCGTGACCGGCGATGAACGAGCGGACAACGGCATCAAGCTCTCTTGCCTTCATCCCGCACCGGGCCGAACGGATACCGAGTTGCTGTGCCTCGCGGACGATGTCGTAGACCCGGCGTGCCTCGTCCGGCACCCTTCCGAGAGCAACGGTCCGGGTCTGGTCGGAGGCGTACCCTCCCGCCATGCAGCCCATGTCGATGACCACAAGTGCCCCCTCCCGGAACTGCTCCCCGGTCGGACGTGCATGCGGCATGGCAGACCGCGCGCCGCCGGCGACAATGGGATCGAACGAATCTTTCTCGCCTCCAAACTTCCGGTGCAGACAGGAAATCTCCGTTGCGATATCACATTCGCTCACCCGCTCGGAGATCATCGGCACTACAGCGTCGAGCACCTTCCCGCTGATGTCGGCGGCATTCTGCATGAGGTTGAGTTCAACCGGATTTTTCACCATCCTGAATTCGTTGAAAAAACCAGCCAGAGGCTCCAGGCTGCACCGGTTAGCGAGCGCCTCCATGAAACGCTTCGCATCCTGCCACAAAACGGTATCGGACTGCAGTGCGACTGTTCCCTTGAGAGGATGGCGGCCCGAGGCGAGTTCTGCGGCAACCCCTTCCTGAACGACAACCGTCTCGGCAACGGCAACTTCCCGTTCGGCCTGCTCCCGATACCTGAAATCAGTGAACAGGCGGCAGACGGACGGAGTAACAAGCAACCTGGCGCTCGAACCCGAAAAGCCCGTCAGCCAGCGGATTGTAGAGAGGTCAGTTATGATGAACCCTCCAAGCCTCCGCTCCTCCATTGCGCTGCGTACGGCAGCGAGTGCCGCCTCCCGGAAATCCTCGATTCCTGACATACCCATGGAAACCTGAATATTTTTTAGTGAAAAA encodes the following:
- a CDS encoding M24 family metallopeptidase; the encoded protein is MGMSGIEDFREAALAAVRSAMEERRLGGFIITDLSTIRWLTGFSGSSARLLVTPSVCRLFTDFRYREQAEREVAVAETVVVQEGVAAELASGRHPLKGTVALQSDTVLWQDAKRFMEALANRCSLEPLAGFFNEFRMVKNPVELNLMQNAADISGKVLDAVVPMISERVSECDIATEISCLHRKFGGEKDSFDPIVAGGARSAMPHARPTGEQFREGALVVIDMGCMAGGYASDQTRTVALGRVPDEARRVYDIVREAQQLGIRSARCGMKARELDAVVRSFIAGHGYGEAFGHGLGHGIGLEVHEEPRISLKGEAVLQEGMVFTIEPGIYLEGRFGVRIEDTVVMEAGGARPLQRFTKELIEL